A region from the Mucilaginibacter sp. CSA2-8R genome encodes:
- a CDS encoding transglutaminase family protein, with protein sequence MPEFKIQHITRYTYEGMVRDSANQVILFPIVDMHQDVLKHTLTITGNPLVDTYVDYYGNEVGSFTYLEPHNRLIINSEVLVVTKPRELPIEEMSATEQWQKLQALQYIVPYIDFLKHEYFEALPELQTIIAQVQQDNETPYQTALRLCEYVYRNFKYLPGVTTVETTLTEVWNLKAGVCQDFAHILILMLRLLNIPARYVSGYICPNRNGMRGEGATHAWAEVYLPDYGWLGIDPTNNCVANETHVRLAVGRNFSDCSPVKGVYKGSSGHILEVKVSVEYQDEPSSSGESTSILPENSFVQAAENEVFSTNSYRRYKEALLLQQQQQQQQ encoded by the coding sequence ATGCCTGAATTTAAGATACAACATATTACCCGCTATACTTACGAGGGAATGGTGCGCGACAGTGCCAATCAGGTAATCCTATTCCCTATTGTGGATATGCACCAGGATGTTTTAAAGCATACACTCACTATTACCGGCAACCCGTTAGTAGATACTTATGTTGATTATTATGGCAACGAGGTAGGCAGCTTTACTTACCTCGAGCCCCATAACCGTTTAATCATTAATTCTGAAGTACTGGTAGTTACCAAGCCCCGCGAGTTGCCAATTGAGGAGATGTCTGCAACAGAGCAATGGCAAAAGCTACAGGCACTGCAGTACATTGTACCTTACATTGATTTTTTAAAACACGAATATTTTGAAGCGCTGCCGGAGTTGCAAACCATTATAGCGCAAGTACAGCAAGACAACGAAACACCTTACCAAACGGCATTACGCCTTTGCGAATATGTGTATCGAAACTTTAAGTATTTGCCGGGTGTAACTACTGTTGAAACCACCTTAACCGAGGTTTGGAATTTAAAGGCGGGCGTTTGCCAGGACTTTGCACATATACTCATTTTAATGCTGCGATTGCTCAATATACCTGCGCGCTATGTGAGCGGTTATATTTGCCCTAACCGCAACGGCATGCGGGGCGAAGGTGCTACCCATGCTTGGGCCGAAGTTTACCTGCCCGATTATGGCTGGCTCGGCATCGACCCAACTAATAATTGTGTAGCCAACGAAACTCATGTTCGATTAGCCGTTGGACGTAATTTTTCGGACTGTTCGCCGGTTAAAGGAGTTTATAAAGGCTCATCAGGACACATACTTGAGGTTAAGGTAAGTGTTGAGTACCAGGATGAGCCAAGCAGCTCGGGCGAAAGCACCTCTATTTTACCTGAAAACAGCTTTGTGCAAGCTGCCGAAAACGAGGTATTTTCTACCAACAGTTACCGCCGCTATAAAGAAGCCTTACTGCTTCAGCAACAACAACAGCAGCAACAGTGA
- a CDS encoding alpha-E domain-containing protein, with the protein MLSRVAASFYWLSRYIERSDGILRMLKINYASSQDAVREFTWKPVIRIYSVADAELMSKLDNDSRAVLTYMVSDRTNPNSILNMITLARENARSVQEHITRDLWQCLNEYYHCVKDPGITERLLHDDPISVLDNLNKQIMLYYGTAEVSMERGQGRSFMNIGKFLERSIQAIDLLDIKFGSVNNNPDLLTDTTYWKHLLQSIGGYELYLKTYRDGIEAESVMELVMLNTDFPRSVIYSVNNIGRYYERLKKESNLSNYRDIAFQIGKLQSSIQYSSTQSISQVGLHQFLTQIKKDLYTIGNLTNEHYFANS; encoded by the coding sequence ATGTTAAGCAGAGTAGCAGCAAGTTTTTATTGGTTAAGCCGTTACATTGAGCGTAGCGATGGTATTTTACGCATGCTCAAAATTAACTATGCATCATCGCAGGATGCCGTGCGGGAGTTTACCTGGAAACCGGTCATACGTATTTATTCGGTAGCAGATGCGGAATTGATGAGTAAGCTGGATAACGACAGCCGGGCGGTACTTACCTATATGGTGAGCGACCGCACTAACCCAAATTCAATTTTAAATATGATTACGCTGGCACGTGAAAATGCCCGCAGCGTTCAAGAGCATATTACCCGCGATTTATGGCAATGCCTTAATGAGTATTACCATTGTGTTAAAGACCCCGGCATTACCGAAAGGCTGCTTCATGACGACCCGATCAGTGTGCTGGATAACCTTAATAAGCAAATCATGCTGTATTATGGCACTGCCGAGGTAAGCATGGAACGTGGACAAGGCCGCAGTTTTATGAATATCGGCAAGTTTTTGGAGCGCAGTATTCAGGCTATTGATTTACTGGACATCAAATTCGGGTCGGTTAACAACAATCCTGATTTATTAACTGATACCACTTACTGGAAACACTTGCTACAGTCGATAGGCGGATATGAATTGTATTTAAAAACGTACCGCGATGGTATTGAAGCCGAAAGCGTTATGGAGTTGGTGATGCTGAATACTGATTTTCCGCGTTCGGTGATCTACTCGGTTAATAATATTGGGAGGTATTACGAACGACTGAAAAAAGAAAGCAACTTGAGCAATTACCGGGATATAGCCTTCCAGATAGGTAAACTGCAAAGCTCTATTCAATACAGCTCAACACAAAGTATTAGCCAGGTGGGACTGCACCAGTTTTTAACTCAAATTAAAAAAGACCTGTATACCATTGGTAACCTGACGAACGAGCATTATTTTGCTAATTCATAA